From Lathamus discolor isolate bLatDis1 chromosome 15, bLatDis1.hap1, whole genome shotgun sequence, a single genomic window includes:
- the RALGDS gene encoding ral guanine nucleotide dissociation stimulator isoform X4, producing MMIDTQSSTQEIGEELEDGVIYSISLRKVQLHHTANKGQRWLGFENESALNLYETCKVRTIKAGTLEKLVEYLVSAFKGNDSTYVTIFLCTYRAFATTKQVLDLLLNRYGKLHVQVNGDHARHAVDERMELKNTISSILGAWLDQYSEDFRKPPDFACLKQLISYVRHNIPGSDLERRACILLAQFQQQEQSESEAEAVDHSGCTFQLVEENGVRDGKPDFLSFSPEMVAEQFTLMDAELFKKVVPYHCLGCIWSQRDKKGKEHLAPTIRATVSQFNSVANCVIATCLGDRSLKPQHRAKVVERWIEVARECRILKNFSSLRAILSALQCNAVHRLKKTWDEVLRESFRTFHELSEIFSDENNHSLSRELLIKEGTSKFATLEINPKRAQKRQQQQREMGVMQGTIPYLGTFLTDLVMLDTAMKDFLDGGLINFEKRRKEFEVIAQIKLLQSACNNYSFTREDQFVDWFHSLERLSEAESYGLSCEIEPLSESASNTLKAKKNTGIIKRWSDRQPPSTEPCSSSSSHSKSFDQLKCGQYLCSGDATDSVSVTSAGSSSSDVEEINISFIPESPDCQEKKVSEIPLASLPQRWYALSVANGEVKPAVSSASPLLPALQFWESTSLSSLDTSGIGSGSSSASSSSVSSTPVTASRTHKRSVSGISSYSSLSLPLYNQQVDDCCIIRVSLAVDNGNMYKSILVTSQDKTPVVIRKAMAKHNLDGDRPEDYELIQIISEERELKIPDNANVFYAMNSAANYDFVLKKRGFSKGVKIKHGSSSTLPRMKQKGLKIAKGIF from the exons AGCTCCACACAGGAGATTGGAGAAGAGCTGGAGGATGGCGTGATCTACAGCATATCGCTTCGGAAAGTGCAGCTCCATCACACAGCCAACAAAGGGCAGCGATGGCTGGGG TTTGAGAATGAGTCAGCCCTAAACCTCTACGAGACATGCAAGGTACGGACAATAAAAGCCGGGACCTTGGAGAAGCTGGTAGAATACCTGGTCTCAGCCTTCAAGGGCAATGACTCCACCTATGTCACCATCTTCCTGTGCACTTACCGGGCCTTCGCTACCACCAAGCAAGTGCTGGATCTGCTGCTTAACAG GTACGGCAAACTCCATGTGCAGGTGAATGGGGACCATGCCAGGCATGCTGTGGATGAGAGGATGGAGCTGAAGAA CACCATCTCCTCCATCCTGGGTGCCTGGCTGGACCAGTACTCAGAGGACTTCCGCAAGCCCCCAGACTTTGCCTGCCTCAAGCAGCTCATCTCTTACGTGCGCCACAACATCCCTGGCTCAGACCTGGAGCGCCGAGCCTGCATCCTGCTAGCCCAGTtccagcagcaagagcagagcGAGTCCGAGGCGGAAG CTGTGGACCACAGTGGCTGCACCTTTCAGCTGGTGGAAGAGAACGGGGTCAGGGACGGGAAGCCGgatttcctctccttctcccccGAGATGGTAGCAGAACAGTTCACACTGATGGATGCT GAGCTGTTTAAGAAAGTGGTGCCTTACCACTGTCTGGGCTGCATCTGGTCCCAACGAGACAAGAAGGGCAAAGAACACCTGGCACCCACCATCCGTGCCACAGTCTCGCAGTTTAATAGTGTGGCCAACTGTGTCATTGCCACATGTCTCGGAGACCGGTCCCTGAAGCCACAGCACAGGGCTAAAGTGGTGGAGCGGTGGATTGAAGTGGCTCGG GAGTGCCGCATCCTGAAGAACTTCTCCTCCCTCCGAGCCATTCTCTCGGCTCTGCAGTGCAATGCTGTTCACCGGCTGAAGAAGACCTGGGACGAGGTCCTACG GGAGAGCTTCCGCACTTTCCATGAGCTCTCAGAGATCTTCTCCGACGAGAACAACCACTCGCTGAGCCGGGAGCTTCTCATTAAG GAGGGCACATCAAAATTTGCCACCTTGGAGATCAACCCAAAGAGGGCTCAgaagcggcagcagcagcagagagaaatg GGTGTGATGCAGGGCACCATTCCCTACCTTGGCACCTTCCTCACGGACCTGGTGATGCTTGACACCGCCATGAAGGATTTCCTGGAT GGTGGGCTGATCAACtttgagaagagaaggaag GAGTTCGAAGTCATTGCTCAGATCAAGCTGCTTCAGTCAGCCTGCAACAACTACAGCTTCACACGGGAGGACCAGTTTGTAGACTGGTTCCACAGCCTGGAGCGGCTCAGTGAGGCCGAGAG CTACGGGCTATCATGTGAGATTGAGCCACTGTCAGAGTCAGCCAGCAACACgttgaaagcaaagaaaaacacaggcATCATCAAGCGATGGAGCGA CCGGCAGCCACCAAGCAccgagccctgcagcagcagcagctcccactcAAAATCCTTTGATCAGCTCAAGTGCGGGCAGTACCTGTGCAGCGGGGATGCCACTGACTCAGTGAGCGTCACCTCtgctggctccagcagctccgATGTGGAGGAGATCAACATCAGCTTCATCCCCGAGTCCCCCGACTGCCAGGAGAAGAAG GTCAGTGAGATCCCTCTGGCCTCCCTCCCCCAGCGCTGGTACGCCCTGTCTGTGGCCAATGGAGAAGTTAAACCCGCTGTGTCCTCCGcatcccctctcctccctgccctccagttCTGGGAATCCAcatccctctcctccctggacACATCAGGCATTGGCTCAGGCTCCAGCAGTGCCTCGTCCTCTTCAGTCTCCTCCACACCAGTGACGGCCTCCCGTACCCACAAGCGCTCAGTCTCTGGCATCTCCAGCTACTCCTCCCTCTCGCTGCCCCTCTACAACCAGCAGGTCGACGACTGTTGCATCATCCGTGTCAGCCTGGCTGTGGACAATGGCAACATGTACAAGAGCATCCTG GTGACGAGCCAGGATAAGACCCCAGTTGTTATTCGCAAGGCCATGGCAAAACACAACTTGGATGGGGACAGGCCTGAAGACTATGAGCTCATTCAGATcatctcagaggagagag AGCTGAAGATCCCCGACAATGCCAATGTCTTCTATGCCATGAACTCTGCTGCCAACTATGACTTTGTGCTCAAGAAGAGGGGCTTCTCCAAGGGAGTGAAGATCAAGCATGGCTCCAGCTCCACCCTGCCCAGGATGAAGCAGAAAGGCCTGAAGATCGCCAAAGGCATCTTCTAG
- the RALGDS gene encoding ral guanine nucleotide dissociation stimulator isoform X2: MSSPSIPGKMEAKPLFNVQKALVQPVQMCMLDIPLSVQDDDSSTQEIGEELEDGVIYSISLRKVQLHHTANKGQRWLGFENESALNLYETCKVRTIKAGTLEKLVEYLVSAFKGNDSTYVTIFLCTYRAFATTKQVLDLLLNRYGKLHVQVNGDHARHAVDERMELKNTISSILGAWLDQYSEDFRKPPDFACLKQLISYVRHNIPGSDLERRACILLAQFQQQEQSESEAEAVDHSGCTFQLVEENGVRDGKPDFLSFSPEMVAEQFTLMDAELFKKVVPYHCLGCIWSQRDKKGKEHLAPTIRATVSQFNSVANCVIATCLGDRSLKPQHRAKVVERWIEVARECRILKNFSSLRAILSALQCNAVHRLKKTWDEVLRESFRTFHELSEIFSDENNHSLSRELLIKEGTSKFATLEINPKRAQKRQQQQREMGVMQGTIPYLGTFLTDLVMLDTAMKDFLDGGLINFEKRRKEFEVIAQIKLLQSACNNYSFTREDQFVDWFHSLERLSEAESYGLSCEIEPLSESASNTLKAKKNTGIIKRWSDRQPPSTEPCSSSSSHSKSFDQLKCGQYLCSGDATDSVSVTSAGSSSSDVEEINISFIPESPDCQEKKVSEIPLASLPQRWYALSVANGEVKPAVSSASPLLPALQFWESTSLSSLDTSGIGSGSSSASSSSVSSTPVTASRTHKRSVSGISSYSSLSLPLYNQQVDDCCIIRVSLAVDNGNMYKSILVTSQDKTPVVIRKAMAKHNLDGDRPEDYELIQIISEERELKIPDNANVFYAMNSAANYDFVLKKRGFSKGVKIKHGSSSTLPRMKQKGLKIAKGIF, encoded by the exons AGCTCCACACAGGAGATTGGAGAAGAGCTGGAGGATGGCGTGATCTACAGCATATCGCTTCGGAAAGTGCAGCTCCATCACACAGCCAACAAAGGGCAGCGATGGCTGGGG TTTGAGAATGAGTCAGCCCTAAACCTCTACGAGACATGCAAGGTACGGACAATAAAAGCCGGGACCTTGGAGAAGCTGGTAGAATACCTGGTCTCAGCCTTCAAGGGCAATGACTCCACCTATGTCACCATCTTCCTGTGCACTTACCGGGCCTTCGCTACCACCAAGCAAGTGCTGGATCTGCTGCTTAACAG GTACGGCAAACTCCATGTGCAGGTGAATGGGGACCATGCCAGGCATGCTGTGGATGAGAGGATGGAGCTGAAGAA CACCATCTCCTCCATCCTGGGTGCCTGGCTGGACCAGTACTCAGAGGACTTCCGCAAGCCCCCAGACTTTGCCTGCCTCAAGCAGCTCATCTCTTACGTGCGCCACAACATCCCTGGCTCAGACCTGGAGCGCCGAGCCTGCATCCTGCTAGCCCAGTtccagcagcaagagcagagcGAGTCCGAGGCGGAAG CTGTGGACCACAGTGGCTGCACCTTTCAGCTGGTGGAAGAGAACGGGGTCAGGGACGGGAAGCCGgatttcctctccttctcccccGAGATGGTAGCAGAACAGTTCACACTGATGGATGCT GAGCTGTTTAAGAAAGTGGTGCCTTACCACTGTCTGGGCTGCATCTGGTCCCAACGAGACAAGAAGGGCAAAGAACACCTGGCACCCACCATCCGTGCCACAGTCTCGCAGTTTAATAGTGTGGCCAACTGTGTCATTGCCACATGTCTCGGAGACCGGTCCCTGAAGCCACAGCACAGGGCTAAAGTGGTGGAGCGGTGGATTGAAGTGGCTCGG GAGTGCCGCATCCTGAAGAACTTCTCCTCCCTCCGAGCCATTCTCTCGGCTCTGCAGTGCAATGCTGTTCACCGGCTGAAGAAGACCTGGGACGAGGTCCTACG GGAGAGCTTCCGCACTTTCCATGAGCTCTCAGAGATCTTCTCCGACGAGAACAACCACTCGCTGAGCCGGGAGCTTCTCATTAAG GAGGGCACATCAAAATTTGCCACCTTGGAGATCAACCCAAAGAGGGCTCAgaagcggcagcagcagcagagagaaatg GGTGTGATGCAGGGCACCATTCCCTACCTTGGCACCTTCCTCACGGACCTGGTGATGCTTGACACCGCCATGAAGGATTTCCTGGAT GGTGGGCTGATCAACtttgagaagagaaggaag GAGTTCGAAGTCATTGCTCAGATCAAGCTGCTTCAGTCAGCCTGCAACAACTACAGCTTCACACGGGAGGACCAGTTTGTAGACTGGTTCCACAGCCTGGAGCGGCTCAGTGAGGCCGAGAG CTACGGGCTATCATGTGAGATTGAGCCACTGTCAGAGTCAGCCAGCAACACgttgaaagcaaagaaaaacacaggcATCATCAAGCGATGGAGCGA CCGGCAGCCACCAAGCAccgagccctgcagcagcagcagctcccactcAAAATCCTTTGATCAGCTCAAGTGCGGGCAGTACCTGTGCAGCGGGGATGCCACTGACTCAGTGAGCGTCACCTCtgctggctccagcagctccgATGTGGAGGAGATCAACATCAGCTTCATCCCCGAGTCCCCCGACTGCCAGGAGAAGAAG GTCAGTGAGATCCCTCTGGCCTCCCTCCCCCAGCGCTGGTACGCCCTGTCTGTGGCCAATGGAGAAGTTAAACCCGCTGTGTCCTCCGcatcccctctcctccctgccctccagttCTGGGAATCCAcatccctctcctccctggacACATCAGGCATTGGCTCAGGCTCCAGCAGTGCCTCGTCCTCTTCAGTCTCCTCCACACCAGTGACGGCCTCCCGTACCCACAAGCGCTCAGTCTCTGGCATCTCCAGCTACTCCTCCCTCTCGCTGCCCCTCTACAACCAGCAGGTCGACGACTGTTGCATCATCCGTGTCAGCCTGGCTGTGGACAATGGCAACATGTACAAGAGCATCCTG GTGACGAGCCAGGATAAGACCCCAGTTGTTATTCGCAAGGCCATGGCAAAACACAACTTGGATGGGGACAGGCCTGAAGACTATGAGCTCATTCAGATcatctcagaggagagag AGCTGAAGATCCCCGACAATGCCAATGTCTTCTATGCCATGAACTCTGCTGCCAACTATGACTTTGTGCTCAAGAAGAGGGGCTTCTCCAAGGGAGTGAAGATCAAGCATGGCTCCAGCTCCACCCTGCCCAGGATGAAGCAGAAAGGCCTGAAGATCGCCAAAGGCATCTTCTAG
- the RALGDS gene encoding ral guanine nucleotide dissociation stimulator isoform X5, whose amino-acid sequence MVSRRRRRAPPHHAAAPVPERMFEGCRRVRSLWGGVKLEVAGESSPVVLHSFTQLDPDLPPLESSTQEIGEELEDGVIYSISLRKVQLHHTANKGQRWLGFENESALNLYETCKVRTIKAGTLEKLVEYLVSAFKGNDSTYVTIFLCTYRAFATTKQVLDLLLNRYGKLHVQVNGDHARHAVDERMELKNTISSILGAWLDQYSEDFRKPPDFACLKQLISYVRHNIPGSDLERRACILLAQFQQQEQSESEAEAVDHSGCTFQLVEENGVRDGKPDFLSFSPEMVAEQFTLMDAELFKKVVPYHCLGCIWSQRDKKGKEHLAPTIRATVSQFNSVANCVIATCLGDRSLKPQHRAKVVERWIEVARECRILKNFSSLRAILSALQCNAVHRLKKTWDEVLRESFRTFHELSEIFSDENNHSLSRELLIKEGTSKFATLEINPKRAQKRQQQQREMGVMQGTIPYLGTFLTDLVMLDTAMKDFLDGGLINFEKRRKEFEVIAQIKLLQSACNNYSFTREDQFVDWFHSLERLSEAESYGLSCEIEPLSESASNTLKAKKNTGIIKRWSDRQPPSTEPCSSSSSHSKSFDQLKCGQYLCSGDATDSVSVTSAGSSSSDVEEINISFIPESPDCQEKKVSEIPLASLPQRWYALSVANGEVKPAVSSASPLLPALQFWESTSLSSLDTSGIGSGSSSASSSSVSSTPVTASRTHKRSVSGISSYSSLSLPLYNQQVDDCCIIRVSLAVDNGNMYKSILVTSQDKTPVVIRKAMAKHNLDGDRPEDYELIQIISEERELKIPDNANVFYAMNSAANYDFVLKKRGFSKGVKIKHGSSSTLPRMKQKGLKIAKGIF is encoded by the exons AGCTCCACACAGGAGATTGGAGAAGAGCTGGAGGATGGCGTGATCTACAGCATATCGCTTCGGAAAGTGCAGCTCCATCACACAGCCAACAAAGGGCAGCGATGGCTGGGG TTTGAGAATGAGTCAGCCCTAAACCTCTACGAGACATGCAAGGTACGGACAATAAAAGCCGGGACCTTGGAGAAGCTGGTAGAATACCTGGTCTCAGCCTTCAAGGGCAATGACTCCACCTATGTCACCATCTTCCTGTGCACTTACCGGGCCTTCGCTACCACCAAGCAAGTGCTGGATCTGCTGCTTAACAG GTACGGCAAACTCCATGTGCAGGTGAATGGGGACCATGCCAGGCATGCTGTGGATGAGAGGATGGAGCTGAAGAA CACCATCTCCTCCATCCTGGGTGCCTGGCTGGACCAGTACTCAGAGGACTTCCGCAAGCCCCCAGACTTTGCCTGCCTCAAGCAGCTCATCTCTTACGTGCGCCACAACATCCCTGGCTCAGACCTGGAGCGCCGAGCCTGCATCCTGCTAGCCCAGTtccagcagcaagagcagagcGAGTCCGAGGCGGAAG CTGTGGACCACAGTGGCTGCACCTTTCAGCTGGTGGAAGAGAACGGGGTCAGGGACGGGAAGCCGgatttcctctccttctcccccGAGATGGTAGCAGAACAGTTCACACTGATGGATGCT GAGCTGTTTAAGAAAGTGGTGCCTTACCACTGTCTGGGCTGCATCTGGTCCCAACGAGACAAGAAGGGCAAAGAACACCTGGCACCCACCATCCGTGCCACAGTCTCGCAGTTTAATAGTGTGGCCAACTGTGTCATTGCCACATGTCTCGGAGACCGGTCCCTGAAGCCACAGCACAGGGCTAAAGTGGTGGAGCGGTGGATTGAAGTGGCTCGG GAGTGCCGCATCCTGAAGAACTTCTCCTCCCTCCGAGCCATTCTCTCGGCTCTGCAGTGCAATGCTGTTCACCGGCTGAAGAAGACCTGGGACGAGGTCCTACG GGAGAGCTTCCGCACTTTCCATGAGCTCTCAGAGATCTTCTCCGACGAGAACAACCACTCGCTGAGCCGGGAGCTTCTCATTAAG GAGGGCACATCAAAATTTGCCACCTTGGAGATCAACCCAAAGAGGGCTCAgaagcggcagcagcagcagagagaaatg GGTGTGATGCAGGGCACCATTCCCTACCTTGGCACCTTCCTCACGGACCTGGTGATGCTTGACACCGCCATGAAGGATTTCCTGGAT GGTGGGCTGATCAACtttgagaagagaaggaag GAGTTCGAAGTCATTGCTCAGATCAAGCTGCTTCAGTCAGCCTGCAACAACTACAGCTTCACACGGGAGGACCAGTTTGTAGACTGGTTCCACAGCCTGGAGCGGCTCAGTGAGGCCGAGAG CTACGGGCTATCATGTGAGATTGAGCCACTGTCAGAGTCAGCCAGCAACACgttgaaagcaaagaaaaacacaggcATCATCAAGCGATGGAGCGA CCGGCAGCCACCAAGCAccgagccctgcagcagcagcagctcccactcAAAATCCTTTGATCAGCTCAAGTGCGGGCAGTACCTGTGCAGCGGGGATGCCACTGACTCAGTGAGCGTCACCTCtgctggctccagcagctccgATGTGGAGGAGATCAACATCAGCTTCATCCCCGAGTCCCCCGACTGCCAGGAGAAGAAG GTCAGTGAGATCCCTCTGGCCTCCCTCCCCCAGCGCTGGTACGCCCTGTCTGTGGCCAATGGAGAAGTTAAACCCGCTGTGTCCTCCGcatcccctctcctccctgccctccagttCTGGGAATCCAcatccctctcctccctggacACATCAGGCATTGGCTCAGGCTCCAGCAGTGCCTCGTCCTCTTCAGTCTCCTCCACACCAGTGACGGCCTCCCGTACCCACAAGCGCTCAGTCTCTGGCATCTCCAGCTACTCCTCCCTCTCGCTGCCCCTCTACAACCAGCAGGTCGACGACTGTTGCATCATCCGTGTCAGCCTGGCTGTGGACAATGGCAACATGTACAAGAGCATCCTG GTGACGAGCCAGGATAAGACCCCAGTTGTTATTCGCAAGGCCATGGCAAAACACAACTTGGATGGGGACAGGCCTGAAGACTATGAGCTCATTCAGATcatctcagaggagagag AGCTGAAGATCCCCGACAATGCCAATGTCTTCTATGCCATGAACTCTGCTGCCAACTATGACTTTGTGCTCAAGAAGAGGGGCTTCTCCAAGGGAGTGAAGATCAAGCATGGCTCCAGCTCCACCCTGCCCAGGATGAAGCAGAAAGGCCTGAAGATCGCCAAAGGCATCTTCTAG
- the RALGDS gene encoding ral guanine nucleotide dissociation stimulator isoform X3 produces MVSRRRRRAPPHHAAAPVPERMFEGCRRVRSLWGGVKLEVAGESSPVVLHSFTQLDPDLPPLESSTQEIGEELEDGVIYSISLRKVQLHHTANKGQRWLGFENESALNLYETCKVRTIKAGTLEKLVEYLVSAFKGNDSTYVTIFLCTYRAFATTKQVLDLLLNRYGKLHVQVNGDHARHAVDERMELKNTISSILGAWLDQYSEDFRKPPDFACLKQLISYVRHNIPGSDLERRACILLAQFQQQEQSESEAEAVDHSGCTFQLVEENGVRDGKPDFLSFSPEMVAEQFTLMDAELFKKVVPYHCLGCIWSQRDKKGKEHLAPTIRATVSQFNSVANCVIATCLGDRSLKPQHRAKVVERWIEVARECRILKNFSSLRAILSALQCNAVHRLKKTWDEVLRESFRTFHELSEIFSDENNHSLSRELLIKEGTSKFATLEINPKRAQKRQQQQREMGVMQGTIPYLGTFLTDLVMLDTAMKDFLDGGLINFEKRRKEFEVIAQIKLLQSACNNYSFTREDQFVDWFHSLERLSEAESYGLSCEIEPLSESASNTLKAKKNTGIIKRWSDRQPPSTEPCSSSSSHSKSFDQLKCGQYLCSGDATDSVSVTSAGSSSSDVEEINISFIPESPDCQEKKFWESTSLSSLDTSGIGSGSSSASSSSVSSTPVTASRTHKRSVSGISSYSSLSLPLYNQQVDDCCIIRVSLAVDNGNMYKSILVTSQDKTPVVIRKAMAKHNLDGDRPEDYELIQIISEERELKIPDNANVFYAMNSAANYDFVLKKRGFSKGVKIKHGSSSTLPRMKQKGLKIAKGIF; encoded by the exons AGCTCCACACAGGAGATTGGAGAAGAGCTGGAGGATGGCGTGATCTACAGCATATCGCTTCGGAAAGTGCAGCTCCATCACACAGCCAACAAAGGGCAGCGATGGCTGGGG TTTGAGAATGAGTCAGCCCTAAACCTCTACGAGACATGCAAGGTACGGACAATAAAAGCCGGGACCTTGGAGAAGCTGGTAGAATACCTGGTCTCAGCCTTCAAGGGCAATGACTCCACCTATGTCACCATCTTCCTGTGCACTTACCGGGCCTTCGCTACCACCAAGCAAGTGCTGGATCTGCTGCTTAACAG GTACGGCAAACTCCATGTGCAGGTGAATGGGGACCATGCCAGGCATGCTGTGGATGAGAGGATGGAGCTGAAGAA CACCATCTCCTCCATCCTGGGTGCCTGGCTGGACCAGTACTCAGAGGACTTCCGCAAGCCCCCAGACTTTGCCTGCCTCAAGCAGCTCATCTCTTACGTGCGCCACAACATCCCTGGCTCAGACCTGGAGCGCCGAGCCTGCATCCTGCTAGCCCAGTtccagcagcaagagcagagcGAGTCCGAGGCGGAAG CTGTGGACCACAGTGGCTGCACCTTTCAGCTGGTGGAAGAGAACGGGGTCAGGGACGGGAAGCCGgatttcctctccttctcccccGAGATGGTAGCAGAACAGTTCACACTGATGGATGCT GAGCTGTTTAAGAAAGTGGTGCCTTACCACTGTCTGGGCTGCATCTGGTCCCAACGAGACAAGAAGGGCAAAGAACACCTGGCACCCACCATCCGTGCCACAGTCTCGCAGTTTAATAGTGTGGCCAACTGTGTCATTGCCACATGTCTCGGAGACCGGTCCCTGAAGCCACAGCACAGGGCTAAAGTGGTGGAGCGGTGGATTGAAGTGGCTCGG GAGTGCCGCATCCTGAAGAACTTCTCCTCCCTCCGAGCCATTCTCTCGGCTCTGCAGTGCAATGCTGTTCACCGGCTGAAGAAGACCTGGGACGAGGTCCTACG GGAGAGCTTCCGCACTTTCCATGAGCTCTCAGAGATCTTCTCCGACGAGAACAACCACTCGCTGAGCCGGGAGCTTCTCATTAAG GAGGGCACATCAAAATTTGCCACCTTGGAGATCAACCCAAAGAGGGCTCAgaagcggcagcagcagcagagagaaatg GGTGTGATGCAGGGCACCATTCCCTACCTTGGCACCTTCCTCACGGACCTGGTGATGCTTGACACCGCCATGAAGGATTTCCTGGAT GGTGGGCTGATCAACtttgagaagagaaggaag GAGTTCGAAGTCATTGCTCAGATCAAGCTGCTTCAGTCAGCCTGCAACAACTACAGCTTCACACGGGAGGACCAGTTTGTAGACTGGTTCCACAGCCTGGAGCGGCTCAGTGAGGCCGAGAG CTACGGGCTATCATGTGAGATTGAGCCACTGTCAGAGTCAGCCAGCAACACgttgaaagcaaagaaaaacacaggcATCATCAAGCGATGGAGCGA CCGGCAGCCACCAAGCAccgagccctgcagcagcagcagctcccactcAAAATCCTTTGATCAGCTCAAGTGCGGGCAGTACCTGTGCAGCGGGGATGCCACTGACTCAGTGAGCGTCACCTCtgctggctccagcagctccgATGTGGAGGAGATCAACATCAGCTTCATCCCCGAGTCCCCCGACTGCCAGGAGAAGAAG ttCTGGGAATCCAcatccctctcctccctggacACATCAGGCATTGGCTCAGGCTCCAGCAGTGCCTCGTCCTCTTCAGTCTCCTCCACACCAGTGACGGCCTCCCGTACCCACAAGCGCTCAGTCTCTGGCATCTCCAGCTACTCCTCCCTCTCGCTGCCCCTCTACAACCAGCAGGTCGACGACTGTTGCATCATCCGTGTCAGCCTGGCTGTGGACAATGGCAACATGTACAAGAGCATCCTG GTGACGAGCCAGGATAAGACCCCAGTTGTTATTCGCAAGGCCATGGCAAAACACAACTTGGATGGGGACAGGCCTGAAGACTATGAGCTCATTCAGATcatctcagaggagagag AGCTGAAGATCCCCGACAATGCCAATGTCTTCTATGCCATGAACTCTGCTGCCAACTATGACTTTGTGCTCAAGAAGAGGGGCTTCTCCAAGGGAGTGAAGATCAAGCATGGCTCCAGCTCCACCCTGCCCAGGATGAAGCAGAAAGGCCTGAAGATCGCCAAAGGCATCTTCTAG